A genomic stretch from Mya arenaria isolate MELC-2E11 chromosome 10, ASM2691426v1 includes:
- the LOC128204628 gene encoding cell death abnormality protein 1-like — protein MSCNRNSGCTGCIDGYFLNQEVCSQCPSNCKSCISSTNCTSCTDGRFGNVCQYQCTEHCVHGQCNTSTASCQCYAYFIGEMCDQCVAGYFGNDCTHICPAGCSDTCSKTNGSCTCKFGWIGDKCDTCAYKYFGKNCNETCNSNCEDCTGKYECQLCLPGRYGYYCQFSCGKGCRNDRCSITSGYCECKSNYFVATSSSGYCHDCVLGRYGLTCEKICPQSCLACEQELKCSSCHVGYFGLSCDKSCPYECEENNCKQEDGSCVSCKLGYYGEHCKNTCQESCRSCDKYGLCSECKPTFFPNNTGQCETCNSKCVANNCDSSSGRCIQGCYDGYWNRTCNTECDAACFSCKQTNGSCSKCKNNTRYGPDCRQECSNTCKSSVCDVNGSCINGCIVNTFGKQCEQRCGEYCLRKDNQTICSEKTGMCLYGCRTGYTGKDCPQDEKPITLSAALGWGLGGGILGLLVIAMLVMWLFRKWRRSNTEHNNLLHDVEIDYDTVDTNICEIELNDLQYETLQERDFQGMNLTTDFSNVSERENGNMT, from the exons ATGAG TTGTAATAGGAACAGTGGATGCACTGGTTGTATTGATGGTTATTTCCTAAATCAGGAAGTGTGTTCACAATGCCCTTCTAACTGCAAATCTTGCATTAGCTCTACAAACTGCACTTCTTGTACGGACGGTCGATTTGGCAATGTATGTCAGTATCAGTGTACAGAACACTGTGTTCATGGTCAGTGTAATACATCAACAGCTTCATGCCAGTGTTATGCATATTTTATCGGAGAGATGTGTGACCAGTGTGTCGCGGGATACTTTGGTAACGACTGTACACATATATGTCCCGCGGGATGCTCTGATACATGTTCAAAAACTAATGGATCTTGCACATGCAAATTCGGGTGGATAGGAGATAAATGTGACACATGTGCCTATAAATACTTCGGAAAAAATTGCAATGAAACATGTAATAGTAACTGTGAGGATTGCACTGGGAAATATGAGTGTCAGCTTTGTTTACCTGGACGTTATGGTTATTACTGCCAATTCAGTTGTGGGAAAGGCTGCAGAAATGACAGGTGTAGTATAACATCAGGATATTGCGAATGCAAAAGTAATTACTTTGTTGCAACATCATCATCAGGATATTGTCACGATTGTGTTCTGGGCAGGTACGGTCTGACGTGTGAGAAAATATGTCCTCAATCGTGTCTTGCATGCGAACAAGAGCTGAAATGTTCTTCATGCCATGTCGGATACTTTGGGTTATCCTGTGACAAATCATGTCCATATGAATGCGAGGAGAATAATTGCAAGCAAGAGGACGGATCTTGTGTATCATGCAAACTTGGGTATTACGGAGAACACTGCAAAAACACATGTCAGGAGTCCTGCCGATCATGTGATAAATACGGTCTATGTTCCGAATGTAAACCTACATTTTTTCCCAACAATACCGGACAATGTGAAACTTGCAATTCAAAATGCGTCGCCAATAACTGTGATTCCTCTTCGGGAAGATGCATTCAAGGATGCTATGATGGATACTGGAACCGAACCTGTAACACAGAGTGTGATGCCGCATGCTTCTCTTGCAAACAAACCAATGGATCGTGTTCAAAATGCAAGAACAATACAAGATATGGACCTGACTGTAGACAGGAATGCAGCAATACATGTAAATCGTCAGTGTGCGACGTAAATGGAAGTTGTATAAATGGATGCATTGTAAATACTTTCGGCAAGCAATGTGAACAAAGGTGTGGTGAATATTGTTTACGAAAAGACAACCAAACAATTTGTTCTGAAAAGACGGGAATGTGTTTATACGGCTGCCGAACTGGATACACGGGAAAAGATTGTCCACAAG ATGAGAAGCCGATAACATTGTCAGCAGCACTTGGATGGGGACTCGGTGGTGGCATTCTGGGACTTTTAGTCATAGCAATGCTTGTCATGTGGTTGTTTCGTAAATG GCGAAGGTCAAACACGGAACACAATAATCTACTTCATGATG tCGAAATAGATTATGACACAGTGGATACTAATATTTGTGAGATTGAACTCAACGATCTTCAGTATGAGACTCTTCAAGAAAGAGATTTTCAAGGGATGAATTTAACAACTGACTTTTCCAACGTCTCTGAAAGGGAAAATGGCAACATGACATAA